Sequence from the Egibacter rhizosphaerae genome:
CGTATCCGCCCAACGCCATCCCAGATTGGCCCCGGGAGTCCAGATGCTCGCAGGCGACCTCGCGGAGTTCACGCTCCAGGACATCTTCCAGTTGCTCGGCCTGACCAACAAGACCGGCGCGCTGCGGGTGCGATACGCCCACGGCGAAGGGCAGGTCGTCGTCCGCGACGGTGAGGTGTGCTTCGCCGTCGCGGACCTCGAACGCCTCCCGCTCGCAGCGCGGCTCGTGGTCGAGGGCTTGCTCGACGCGGACAAGCTCACCGAGGCCGTCGCCGCGCACCGGGACGGTGGACCGGTGGCGCTCGCGAGCGACCTCCTCGCCCGCGAGGAGGTCGCGGGTGACTCGGTCGACCACGCGGTCCGTGAGCAGGTGATCGACGCGCTCTTCACCCTCCTGCAGCTCGAGGACGGCACCTTCGAGTTCGATCAGTCCGTGGGGCTCGCCGCCAGTTGGCCGCGCGCTGCGGTGGCCGGGGACGAACTCCTCGCCGAGGCCGGCGAGCGCCTGCAACGCTGGCAGGAGGCCCAGGACCGGGTGCCGGGCGCGCACGCGCGCGTCGCGCTCGCGCCCAGTCCTCCCGGTGACGGGCTCCTGGAGATCAGCCGGTCGGCCTGGCAGCTGCTCGTGCTGGTCGACGGGCAGCGCACCGTGGGCGAGCTCGCCGGACTCTGCGGAATGGGTGCGTTCTCCACCGGCGAGTTGCTCGCCGACCTGGTCGAGGACGGCCTGATCGAGGTCGTGGAGGAGGGGGAAGGCTCCAGCCTCGACGAGCTCCTGGAGAGCCGGCGGAGCCTCGATCGCCTCGCCACGGTCGGTGATCGCGGCGGGCGCTCAAGCGGTCGCACGGACGATCCCGGTTCACGAGCGACGGCCGAGCAGGGCACGCGCTCGCGCACGCGAGTCGCCTCGGATCTCGCGGACGAATCGGCCGCGGTCGGGCACCGCGTGACCGACGACCGGCAGGACGGAGCTTCCGGCCCGGCCAACGGTCGAGCTGCCCCCGGCACCGCGCGCGTCCGCGCGGACACCGTGAGTGAGGACGAGGCGGAATCCGCGGCCGAGGAGCCCGTGCGCGCCGTTCACACCGCTCCCGCTGCCGACGCGCCCGGGAGCGTGGACGCGCTCGCCGCCAAGGACGTGCCCGTCTCGCAGGGCTCGGCCGCGGCTCGTCGCGACGCCACCGCTGGGAGGCCCGCGGACAGTCCCGATCCCGCGCGCCGCACCGACTCACCACCCGTGACCTCTCTGGAGGACGCACGCTCCGCCAGCGCTGCGTCGCCGTCGGAGGAGAAGGGGGAAGAGGAGCAGGACGAGGACCGGGGGGAGGCCCCAGGGGACGCCTCCGGTGCCTCCGCCGAGGACCCCGGGGACGCGTCGAGCGGGTCGGGCGAGCACGACCGTCCTGCACCGACCACTCGCAGTGGCCGCGATGCGCGAGGCGTGAATCGGGCGCAGGTCGCGCGTGAGCTCGCCTCGCTCGGCATGGACGACGCCGGCGGCAACGGTGGGCGCCGCGGCCCGAACCGGGCCAGTGGAGCGGGGCCCGAGGCCTCCCCACGCAACGACGGGGGACGCAGGACGTCTGGCGGCGGGACCTCCCCAGCCTCCAGCGCCGGCGCCAGTGCTGGAGCCAGCGCCGGATCGGTGACCGGCGGGACGATGAACGGAGCCGCCGCTGAGGCCGTCGAACCGGTCGAGGCGATCGAGGAGCACGAGACGGCCGAGCCGGGGTCGGGGTCCGATGGCCACGACGACGCGTACGGCGGGCGGCTGAGCCGCGATCAGGACGTGAACCGCGGGCTGCTGCTGCGGCTCATCGACGGCGTAAAGGATGCGTAGGGATGCCGCTGCCCACCGCCTCGGTGCGGGGAGGGCGAACGGGATGAGCCGCCCTCAGGCTCGCAGCCACCGCAACGGCTCCCGGGTCTCCGCCAAGGTCGTCGTGACCGGGCCGTACGGGGCCGGCAAGACGACCCTGATCCGCGCGATCAGCGAGATCACGGTCCTGTCGACCGAGCGCAGCATCGCCGATCGCCGGCCCTCGGGCGGTGGCAAGTCGGGTGGTGGCAAGTCGGAGACGACCGTGGCCATGGACTTCGGGCGGCTCACCATCGACGAGGGGCTCGCGCTCTACCTGTTCGGCACGCCCGGACAGCAGCGCTTCGACTTCATGTGGGAGATCCTCTCCGAGGGCATGCTCGGCTTCGTCGTGCTCGTGGACGGCGATGACGACGCCAGCCTCGACGACGCCGCGGGCATCCTCGAGTTCTTCAAGCGCTCCGCCGACGTCCCGTACGTCGTCGCGGTCAACAAGTCGAACACCGCCGCCGCCGCCGCCGGCGACGACGTCGTGGAGCGGGTGCGCCGGCTGCTTCGTGTCCCCTCCCACGTGCGGATGGTCGCCTGCGACGCGCGCGAGCGGGAGTCGGTCAAGCAGGTCCTGCTCACCCTCCTGAACGCGGCGCTCGACGAGATCGACGGGCGGATGCCGACCCCTGCATGACCGCATGTCAAGCACCGAGCGGACTACACACCGCGAGTGCGGCGCCTCAGCTTCCTACTCTGCGCTCAACCTGCTGCGCGTGTGGGCCGATACCCCTTGGGAGGCCGGATGGGAGGGCGTATGCGAGGACACCTGAGGCGGGAACGGCTCAGTGACGACACCGGCGTGAGCCTCGTCGAGGTGCTCATCGGAGTCTTCGTGCTGAGCGTTGGGTTGTTCGCGCTGCTTAGCACGTTCATCGCCTCCTCCCGTTCGCTCATGGACGAGGAAGGCCGCGCCGGCGCCACGCGGGCGGCGACGCAGGAGATCGAGCGCCTGCGGGCCGCCGGCGAAGTCGACCTCCTCGACCAGGTCGGCGAGGACCCAAGCACGTTGGAGGTCGAGGTCGCAGGTCGAACGTACGAGATCACGCGTCACCTGTCGTGGATGGACGCGACGGATCCGGAGGAGGGTGACGACGAGGACCTGATCTACGTGGGCCTGGACATCCGGTGGACCGCAGCCGGCTCTGACCGGTCGGTGACGTTCGAGACCGCGATCGACCCCGCACACGTCGACGACTTGAGCGGCGCGGTCGTGTGGAGGTGGGTGGCATGAGGGCTGCGACCCTCTCTCGGCAGGTCAACGAGGACGGGTTCACCCTCGTCGAGTTGCTCGTCGTCGTCCTCCTCCTGGGGGTCCTGGGCGCGGCCATCACGAGCGGCATCGTCTCAGCGCACAGCGCGCAACGGGCGCAGATCGAGCGCAGCGACGCCCTCGCCGAGTTGCGGACGGCGGCCGAGCGCGTCTCCCGTGATGTCCGCGCCGCGGACCCACTTCTCTTCGCCGAAGCGGACCGTTTGGAGGCCAAAGTCGATCGCGGCGACGGGCACGAGGAGGTCGAGTACACGATCCACGACGGTCGCCTCGTGCGCCGCGTCGACGGGGGGTCGGCGCAGTCGCTCGTCGAGCGGTGGCCGGATGATCACGACCCGTTCGCGTTCCTCGTGCCCGATGACGCGGACGCGGTCGAGTCGGTCGAGCCGCCGGGCTCCGCGTACGGCGTCGAGCTCAGATTCGGCCGTGACATCGATAACGCCGACGCGCCGGTCGAACTGAGCGACACCGTGATCATGCGGAATCGAGGAGGATGACCGTGGCGCATGCGGAGATCTATTCGGAGCGCGGGAGCCTGCCGCTCGCGCTCCTCGCCACCATCGTGATCGCCGGCCTGGCCGTCGTCGTGACGGCGACCATGGTCACCGGGCAACGCCAGGCGCGCTTCGACGTCGATTACGAGCAAGCGCTCCACGTCGCTGAGATCGGTTTGGAGCGCGGAGTGCATCGCGTACAGACCGAAGGTCCCGTGGCGATCCCCCCGATCCAGGGCAGCGTCGAGAGTGGCTCCTACGAGGTCGAGATCGATGATACCGAGAAGGGGGACGGTCGGTTGACCGTCCGGTCCACGGGCTTAGCGGGGGACGGTGTCGAGCGAACTGTGTCACGCGAACTGCGGACTGAACCGTTCTTCGACTTTGCATTCTTCGGTGAAGATATATTCAGCTCTCATGGAGAGGGGGAAATCAGTCTCGAGGATGGGGAAACTGGCCTCCTTGAGGCACTCGACGGCCTGGCCGGGAGCAATGGGGAGATCGATATTGGCGGGTGGCCGTCCCAAGAGCTCGGAAGGCTTGTGATTGCTGATTACGACGGCGACGCTGACCGCTGTAGCATCGATGGTGACGACTGCGAGAACGGCGAGTACGTTGAGGTAAGGACGGATCGAGTGCAGGCTGTTACGGAAGGGCGCCTGAACGAGGTGGCTACGATCGAGCATGGCGCTGAAGAGCTGGAAGATCTGGAAGGCCTGGATGAAAGCCCGGTCCCGTCGCTCGACGGGGGAGATTACAAAGTTGAGGGCCGAGACTTGCATCTCGACGACGGTTTTCACGTGACTGGTACTGGCGACGCTGTCCGGATTGTTGTGAGGGATTGGGAGGAGATTCACTTGGGCAGCGGGCCTGGGAGTCAAGTAAACTTTCATGGTTCATCAAGTGACTTGCAGATATATGCAATGCCCCCGCATGATGAGGTGCCTGACAGTCCTCATGGGGAAGTGGAACTGCCAAACCAGTCGACTGCCAGGGCGTTGCTGTATGCTCCTGGTGCGCAATGTGGGGACTGGAATGGCCAACCAACTTTCTATGGTTCCATGATGTGCTTTGAGATCGATCTAGGTGGTGGCGCCAGTTTGATTGCGACCGAAGACATCACCGAACCCACGCTCGACGGTTGGCAACGTGACGTCTGGCGTGAGGAATAGTCTCGTGCAACTGGGTGAGATCCTTCGGGAGGACGGCCTCGTCAGCGGGGAGGACCTCGCGCGCGCGACCGCCGAGCACGAACGGACCGGCAAGTCGCTCGGCCGCGTGCTCATTGAGCTCGAGCTCGTCACCGAAGCCGATCTGGTCGCCGCCCTCGCCCGCCACCTAGGCATGGACTTCGTCGACCTGTCGAGCGGGCAGGTCGACACCGTGGCCGCCTCGCTGGTTCCCGAGCATCTCGCGCGCCGCCACTGCGTGCTGCCGATCGGCTTCGACGACGACGGCACCCTCGTCATCGCGATGGGGGACCCGGCCAACGTCCTGGCCATCGACGACGTCCGCACCGCGACCGACCGCGACGTGCGCGCTGTGGTTGCCACGCGCAGCGACATCAACCAAGCGATCGAGCGCTACGTTCGCATGGGCGAGTCGGTCGAGGACCTCGCCGACGAGATCGACACCCGCGACGAGCCCGACGACCTGGAATCGATCCAGGAGGTCGCTGACGACGCGCCCATCGTCAAGTTCGTCAACGCGATCATCAGCCAGGCCGTCGCGGATCGGGCCAGCGACATCCACATCGAGCCCCAGGAGCACGAGATCCGCGTTCGCGAACGCGTCGACGGGGTGCTCCACGAGGTCACGACCCAGGGCAAGAAGATCCACGCGGGGGTCGTGAGCCGCCTCAAGATCATGGCCGAGATGGACATCGCCGAGCGGCGGATCCCCCAGGACGGCCGCATCAGCATCCGCACGGGCGGCAAGGCCATCGACCTGCGCGTCTCGACCCTGCCGACCGTGCACGGCGAGAAGGTCGTGATGCGCATCCTCGACAAGTCGTCGGTGCTGCTCGAACTCAGCGACCTGGGCTTCCTCGACCACAACTACCAGCGCTACGAGGAGAGCTTCACCAAGCCCTACGGGATGATCCTCGTCACCGGGCCGACCGGGTCCGGGAAGTCGACGACGCTGTACGCGACGCTGAACGTGATCAACCAGCCGGGCGTGAACATCGTCACCACCGAGGACCCGGTCGAGTATCAGCTCGGCGGGATCAGCCAGGTCCAGATCAATCCCAAGGCCGGCCTGAGCTTCCCGAACGCACTGCGGTCGATCCTCCGTCAGGACCCGGACGTGGTGCTGGTGGGGGAGATGCGCGACACCGAGACCGCGCAGATCGGCATGGAGGCGGCGCTCACCGGGCACCTGGTGCTGTCGACGCTGCACACGAACGATGCGCCGAGCGCCGTAACGCGGCTCACCGAGATGGGCGTGGAGCCCTTCCTCGTGTCGAGCTCGGTCGACTGCGTGCTCGCGCAGCGCCTCGCCCGGCGGATCTGCAAGCACTGTCGCCAGGCCTACGAGCCGACGGCCGCCGAGTTGCGGACCGCCGGCCTGCCCGTCGACGAGGACGAGTCCCTGCCCACGCTCTACAAGGCGGTCGGCTGTGCCGCCTGCGCGCACACCGGGTACCGCGGCCGCCTCGCGGTCCACGAGGTCATGGTCATGAGCGAGGAGATCCAGCGGCTCATCGTCGAGCGTGCCTCCACCGAGGAGGTCACCAAGTTCGCGAAGGCCCAGGGGATGCGGACCCTGCGCGAGGACGGGCTCGCCAAGGCGCTGATGGGCCAGACGACCCTCGAGGAGGTTTCCCGGGTCGTCGTGTAGCAAGTAGCCTTCTCCGTCGCGGGTGGGCTCGACCTTCGTGGTCGGCGGAATGGTGGGGGCGGGTCGTGCCGGTGGGCTGGCAGACGCCCATGACTCGGTGCCGGCGAGCTCGAACGTCATCCCGTCCGCGTGGACCACGATCGACGCGCCGAAGGGACTGCCAGTGGTGACGGTGGGGCATGTTGGCACAGGATCGTGTTCGTGGCGCCTCGCTCGCGGGACGCTCCTCCTCGTTCCCATGCTCGGGCTTCTCGCCTGCTCCGGCCATGGGGGCGACGCCTCGGGCGAACTCGACGTGGACCGCTACGAGGACGACCGGCTCGCTTTCGCCCATCCCGCGGACTGGGAGATGACGGTCGGTGAAGGCTACGAGCGCGAGATCCGCATCGAGCGACCCGCCGACGAGGCGGACCACGCCGAGGCGTTGATCATCGTGGCTTGGCCGAGCCTGCACAGCCACGACCTCGACGGTGCGATCGGGTTCTTCGGACGGGACGAGGGCGAGCCGGAGGTCTCCGAAGTCGACGAGGGGCCGATCGACGTCGCCGGTGCCGACGAGGCGGTCCTGCGTACGCTCACGACCACCGACGCGGTGGTCGACGAGGAGACCGCCTACCGCTTCTGGAGTGTCTTCGCGATGAGCGAGGCGGAGCGCGTGGTGGCCGTCACCATCGGCGTGGACGAGGACGCGGTGGTCGATGGTCAGGTGGTCGCGGACACGGTTCTGGACTCGTTGGAGCTCCGCCCGTCATGGGACTGAGGAGACGATCGGCGACACGTCGACCGAGGCGGTGAGCGTGGTGGACGCGTCGGAGCGGCGATGGCGTGCTCACCCGCTCGTGCGTCTGCAGCGTTGGCTGTGGTTGGCCCTGGTCGTGCCTCTGTGCCTTGTGGCGGTGTGGGCTCTGCTCGACGCCCAGATGCCGACGGAGGCGCTCGGCCCGGTCGCCGTCGCGACGGTCTTCCTGGCGGTGGCGGTCCTGATGTGGCGGGTGAGTCGTACCGAAGTGCGGCTGGGCCCGACCAGTGTGGTGATCCGCCGGGTGCGGCCCCGACGGATCGTCCCCCTCGCGAGCCTCGTGGGGGTGCGCGGCGACGAGCGGCTGGCCCACGTGGTCGTGCTCGACACGGACGACGGTCCCGTGGACCTGCCCCGGTCGGTGACCTCGTTCGGCTCCCTCGGCGCGGACGAGCGCAGCCGTGAGATCCACGAAGCCATCGCCGCACGGGCTGAGGTCAGCCGGTGAGTGCCGCGGGTCGCCGGTCGTCGGGTCGCTCGCGCGGTCAGTCGCGGTGCACGTCGGGGGTGACGCGCTCGGCCCACTCGGCGACGTCGTACTGAGCGTCGACCGGCTCGATGAAGTGCGGCGGCGACAGCCGCTGGAGCCGCCAGTCGTAGGTGTAGTTCTTCGCGTAGCCGGAGCGGCCGCTGCCGATGGTGAGGCCGACCGGGCCGCGGTAGCGCTGGGCAATGGCGCCGGTGATGTTGAGCGTTCCGCGGTCACCCACGTGAGCGTAGTTCTGGACCTTGACCACGCCGTTGAGAGCGAGCAGCCCCGCGTGGATCCGGGGATCGTCGAACGTGGTCCCGTGCCGTGGGAGGTCGAGCGTCGAGAAGCTCGGTCCGCCGGTGCGAGAGCCGGCGACGGCTCCCATGACCTTGACGTCGTTCTGGGCGATGAGTCCGATGAGGTCCTCATCGGAGTCCGTCCC
This genomic interval carries:
- a CDS encoding DUF4388 domain-containing protein → MLAGDLAEFTLQDIFQLLGLTNKTGALRVRYAHGEGQVVVRDGEVCFAVADLERLPLAARLVVEGLLDADKLTEAVAAHRDGGPVALASDLLAREEVAGDSVDHAVREQVIDALFTLLQLEDGTFEFDQSVGLAASWPRAAVAGDELLAEAGERLQRWQEAQDRVPGAHARVALAPSPPGDGLLEISRSAWQLLVLVDGQRTVGELAGLCGMGAFSTGELLADLVEDGLIEVVEEGEGSSLDELLESRRSLDRLATVGDRGGRSSGRTDDPGSRATAEQGTRSRTRVASDLADESAAVGHRVTDDRQDGASGPANGRAAPGTARVRADTVSEDEAESAAEEPVRAVHTAPAADAPGSVDALAAKDVPVSQGSAAARRDATAGRPADSPDPARRTDSPPVTSLEDARSASAASPSEEKGEEEQDEDRGEAPGDASGASAEDPGDASSGSGEHDRPAPTTRSGRDARGVNRAQVARELASLGMDDAGGNGGRRGPNRASGAGPEASPRNDGGRRTSGGGTSPASSAGASAGASAGSVTGGTMNGAAAEAVEPVEAIEEHETAEPGSGSDGHDDAYGGRLSRDQDVNRGLLLRLIDGVKDA
- a CDS encoding GTP-binding protein, which produces MSRPQARSHRNGSRVSAKVVVTGPYGAGKTTLIRAISEITVLSTERSIADRRPSGGGKSGGGKSETTVAMDFGRLTIDEGLALYLFGTPGQQRFDFMWEILSEGMLGFVVLVDGDDDASLDDAAGILEFFKRSADVPYVVAVNKSNTAAAAAGDDVVERVRRLLRVPSHVRMVACDARERESVKQVLLTLLNAALDEIDGRMPTPA
- a CDS encoding type IV pilus modification PilV family protein, whose amino-acid sequence is MRGHLRRERLSDDTGVSLVEVLIGVFVLSVGLFALLSTFIASSRSLMDEEGRAGATRAATQEIERLRAAGEVDLLDQVGEDPSTLEVEVAGRTYEITRHLSWMDATDPEEGDDEDLIYVGLDIRWTAAGSDRSVTFETAIDPAHVDDLSGAVVWRWVA
- a CDS encoding prepilin-type N-terminal cleavage/methylation domain-containing protein; translated protein: MRAATLSRQVNEDGFTLVELLVVVLLLGVLGAAITSGIVSAHSAQRAQIERSDALAELRTAAERVSRDVRAADPLLFAEADRLEAKVDRGDGHEEVEYTIHDGRLVRRVDGGSAQSLVERWPDDHDPFAFLVPDDADAVESVEPPGSAYGVELRFGRDIDNADAPVELSDTVIMRNRGG
- a CDS encoding GspE/PulE family protein, which encodes MTSGVRNSLVQLGEILREDGLVSGEDLARATAEHERTGKSLGRVLIELELVTEADLVAALARHLGMDFVDLSSGQVDTVAASLVPEHLARRHCVLPIGFDDDGTLVIAMGDPANVLAIDDVRTATDRDVRAVVATRSDINQAIERYVRMGESVEDLADEIDTRDEPDDLESIQEVADDAPIVKFVNAIISQAVADRASDIHIEPQEHEIRVRERVDGVLHEVTTQGKKIHAGVVSRLKIMAEMDIAERRIPQDGRISIRTGGKAIDLRVSTLPTVHGEKVVMRILDKSSVLLELSDLGFLDHNYQRYEESFTKPYGMILVTGPTGSGKSTTLYATLNVINQPGVNIVTTEDPVEYQLGGISQVQINPKAGLSFPNALRSILRQDPDVVLVGEMRDTETAQIGMEAALTGHLVLSTLHTNDAPSAVTRLTEMGVEPFLVSSSVDCVLAQRLARRICKHCRQAYEPTAAELRTAGLPVDEDESLPTLYKAVGCAACAHTGYRGRLAVHEVMVMSEEIQRLIVERASTEEVTKFAKAQGMRTLREDGLAKALMGQTTLEEVSRVVV